The genomic region CTCTGAAAATTTTCTCCCTAGATTTTTCTCAGTGCAAATATTAACTTATAATTAACTATTAACTTATTAATATTAACTTAAGAAAGAAGCACAGTCAGAAAGTGAAAGCTTTCAAAACATCTTTCCTTGAGACAGGTATTCAGATACATTGAGgacatttatttcttgaaaGTCTTAATTTATTCCAAagtttttatttagaattttaGTAATTCAAATGGAATTACTAAATGCAAATATAGGAACAGTAATTCATAGCCCCACTTTCAGAGAAAATTGCTAAATAATTATCATTGAAATACAAATTCTTCCCAGTTAACTATTAACCtgctaaaataaaagctgtggcCTGTTCCCATGGCCAGCAGTTGCACTTCAACAGGAAGGTCCAGAAATCTGTACTTTCAAGTGAATTACTGATAGAACTTTGTGTAATGAAACAAGGAGATTTTTGCCATAAATATTTGCTGTAAAGAAACTGAACTTGCAGAAAAAGTGGAAGCAGATAAAGGCACTCTGCCTTAGCTAAATGTTACAGTTCTAGTTAATTGGAGAATATTCCTGTAGTCAGAGTGAAGAATTGTGATTTAAAACAATCgcaaaagagaattaaaataaaatatgggtAGAGCTGTATGAGTCcaatttgttatttaaaatgcaaaaccttAAGGTTTTgcacttaaaataatattttaattcataccTCAAATTACCCAAATACACAGGTAATGAAAGGTTCCAAATGCTTTGCAGTATTAAGTACTGCAGACTGGTAGTAATAAAGCTTTGGAGAGACTTTCATAAGACCAACATTTTTGAcatgaaataaaaccttcaaCCAAACCGACTGATAGTCAGCTGAACATCTCCATGACTCTTAGATTCATTGTAGATACTTACACAATTTAATACAGACGATGCGAGAGAAACCGTTTCACAACAGTACCCCAAAGACAAATCTGAACAATAGTCTTGGATTTGGATCTTCAGACATGGGAGGAGTCTGATAAGGATCAAAACAGGACTGCAAATTTACAGCTGTAAATCTTAATACCACTTATGTTGCCTAAACTTGGTGATGCTTCATTTGCCCTACGGTACTATAGACAATTACTTATTTCTTATGTTAGGTTACAGGAGAGGGGTACAACCAATGCTCTGTAAGAATGATTTCATCTCCAGTTcagaacaaaatggaaatttagAGTATCTCAGATCCAGAGACATATCTACAGTCTTCTATAGGGTAGTAAAGTAGGAAGCTCTTCCCTAAAGTTACAGATCTTCTGACACACGGGTAATAATGATGGCACTCAATCttacattaaaatgaaacaaaacagaatagtATTACATCTTTCAGAAAGTTGCACTGATATTTTATATCTGTACTAACATTGCAAGATGTAAACAAGAACTAAGGACTTGTTTTGTCTGCACTTTGTTCTCTTCACTAAGATGTTTCTGCTTAGTAGCTTGGATTTGCAGTCAACAGATGCtatttgtgtgcatgttttatttttcttatggaGTGCAGCACAATAGTTCCCCATCTGAGGATCCTAAATGATAAAgtagttaaaaatattatttttaaaaaatatatttttatttatttttataaaaatattattctaaaGGGGTGATATTTTCTGCTGGTTTCATGAGGTAAACCAGCTCACCAAAACTTATGATCAGTACCACAAGTAACAAGAGGGATAGGACAATAGGAAccaaggaagaaaggaaagaacaagagCGTAacacatatcttttttttttttttttccagcagtaagTGTTTACATTAGCTTTGTCAACTCATCAAACAGCACTCTAAATTTATACATAGTCTTGAGTGCAACTACAATTACAGAGCAACTTCTAGAAGCAGCACACATAAACACAAGTCTCATAGGCACCATTCAACACCCTTTGACTAAGGTAATGGCTTCACATTCCTACACACCTCCCCTTCTTCTTGTGCCGTGTCTTCCTCCCTGTTTTAGACTGTAGCACCCTATAACTCATCTTGCACCCTCTCTGGAAAGCACTTATTAAGACAGCCAGTGAAGCAATTTAGGTAACTAAAACAGCAAAAGATTAACccacaaaaagagagaaagagagaagagaggttttttgttccatttttgtGAACTGGATCAGCCAAAGGTATGGCAAGAGACCCAAACTGGCTATGAAGGAAGGCAGGGTTGGGAGCATGTTTTGCACAAAAGGCTCAAGTCTAGATAAATACTAGAAAACAGATATAaaagtggtggtttttttgtttttgttttgttttgttttattttgtttttgtttgtttgtttgttttccccccttAAATTTGAGGCTGAAGAAAGTGATCTGATTTTCCTTGAAAAGTTTTAAGGTTGCAAATTAggacctctttttcttttatagggAAATCTTATTGCCTTGCATTGTCAGCCCTCCCTAAAACACAGACCTACCTAAGCCACACCCAGACCACTGTGGAATTAGGTCCTTCAGCTTTCctatttctcaggaaaaaaaaaggatataaatGTCAAAGTTCTAGCTAATAAAGCTAGCTGTATAGTATGTCATATattcatgcatttttatattcaCAGTGTATGTATAAAACACCCATGCACTTTACTCCAGTGCTTTTTAACATGACTCTTGCATGcagtccttttaaaaacaagcattttgttGGTAGAGAATTTACATCAACCTCTTGTAACTAAATGGTCACAACACCAGTCCTATACTTAAGGCAATGTAAATTAGCTTGCTCATACAATATTCTATAAGttaagccaaacaaacaaaaaagaatgctttggacaATAAAAGTTATGACAGCATTTTGACAGattaaaacacaggaaaaggaggaactttttatatggaaaaaacaTCTATTTAAGATATTATCTTAGCTATTATATTAGGATATATTTCTTAGCTGAAAAATCATACACAGTTactgatgaaataaataataaagtttaACATGCTTCCTCTCTGTGTACCTATTTAACTTTGGTTAAATCATAATAGCTGATTTGGTAACAACAGCACTGAACATAAtccgacaaaaaaaaaaaaaaagcatctgaaagCATATCCTGTATAGCTgtaacttttgtttaaaaattcaaCAGCTTTTCACTCATTCTTTAAGCAGTGAAAAATAGTTTCAATGTAAACATTGATTATCATTAAAggctaatattttaaaaagctctgATACTTTCATGCATGGTCAATTCTGCTAGGTTAGGAATATCTAAAATAGGACTGACCTGGGCAGAAATTCTGAGGTGTCCGAGTAGTGAATCTTCCTTGTAGAGTGCGCTTTTCAAAATGCCCTGCAGTTGCATTCTGATGTAGGCCCGGTTGTCTGATGGCAAATCCCAATTCTCCAGGTTCAGAAAACTTCAGATAAAACTGCGGCTCCAAATCATTGAAAGAGAGGTTTATAGCACCGTGCCTCCCACTGCAATAGTCACCGAACATAGGTTCGTCCTCGCCGTTCTGTGCAGGTAATGGGAGAATCCGATGATGCAGCTGTGGGCTAGGCAGTCTTGAAGATAATGGAGAAGGAATAGGTGACATTTGTTTGTGTGTATTAGATAGCGGATAGGAATTACTAAAAACATTACTCACAGCTATTAACGAGGGTGAATGCAgccttttctcttccagtttaAGATTATTACCTGTCTGAGAAGCATCAGGACCTTCACTTACAGGCAGgttcagaaataaatgcttgCTGCTTCCCCGGGATACCGTGGTTCTTTTCTCATATGTTGAGCCTGGCAGGTTTCTGTCTGCTGCTGTAATTTGTTGCAGTCTCTTCCATTCTGCAGCTTCATCTAAACTGTCACTCCGTATAACTTTCAGAAGAGCTTTATTGACTGCTCCCACAGGGTTGCATGACTCATCAGTAATGTGCACTCTCTCTGCTTTGTACTGCAAAACAGAGCCGTCTCGCTCCTCTTCCTGCTGCACACTGCTTTTAGAGTCTCCAGCAGCTTCATCTACCGAATATACACCAGTTCTTGATATAAACTCATTAGGTACTGCTGTGAGAACAGGAGAAGCGGTTTCTTTACCTTTGTGAAAATCAGATAAAGATTCTGCATGGGTTTGTGTGGCTTTTTTAACACAAGTTTCTGAATCCTGCACTTTCACAACAACTCCGAttgctgctttctccttgcaTACCTGCTCGGTACATTTGTCTTTCAAGCTTTTAGCAGCTGCAGATTTACTTAATGTCTCTAGTTGGTTAGATAGATTGTCCTGAGATGGCTTTACCGAAGTGATACTCTGCTGTACATTCTTAACTTCAGGAATGCATTCTCCATTGTCCAATAGTTCAACTGCAACCATATCATTGCTGCCTTTTGATAGACAACTTGGTAAGTCGGCATCCAGTTTCATAACTTTGTTGCTTTCAAGAAAATACccatcttctctctctctttctggtTGAATACCAATTTCTAGTGGTAAGTCATCCTTACCTTTTACTGTTAGACAACTGGATGCAGAAAAAGAACTGGGAAAACTCCTGGTAGGAAATCCTGTGGGGGGCATCTTCTGATTTTCCTGTTGCATCCCTTGCCCAATCAGCAAAGAAGGATGTTGTTCATGCACCTTTTTTGCCCCTTTCCAGTGCCTGAATTCCTCAAAGCTCTCTTTCCTCCtatatttactcttttttttgcGATTAAAATTGTCACTACTTGTGGGATCCAGAAAGAATTCCTGCCGATATGTAAAACTGGAGTGGTCATCACCTCTAAGTTTTTGGACTCCAGAAACAGCCTGTTGCTTTCCCTCCTGTTGTCCTGTATCAAGGTTTGGAATATGATGTGATCTCAAAAGACTGGataacagtttttccttttcagtagtTAGTCTGTACA from Anser cygnoides isolate HZ-2024a breed goose chromosome 5, Taihu_goose_T2T_genome, whole genome shotgun sequence harbors:
- the LOC125182184 gene encoding formin-1-like, which gives rise to MTNLVSIMEGTHAVLQLHKPITELCYVSFYLPEGKVRGFTYKGCVTLDRTSKRFCNCYKVQERPEMEMREQPYEQFGDIIFKQTTTKDILIELYRLTTEKEKLLSSLLRSHHIPNLDTGQQEGKQQAVSGVQKLRGDDHSSFTYRQEFFLDPTSSDNFNRKKKSKYRRKESFEEFRHWKGAKKVHEQHPSLLIGQGMQQENQKMPPTGFPTRSFPSSFSASSCLTVKGKDDLPLEIGIQPEREREDGYFLESNKVMKLDADLPSCLSKGSNDMVAVELLDNGECIPEVKNVQQSITSVKPSQDNLSNQLETLSKSAAAKSLKDKCTEQVCKEKAAIGVVVKVQDSETCVKKATQTHAESLSDFHKGKETASPVLTAVPNEFISRTGVYSVDEAAGDSKSSVQQEEERDGSVLQYKAERVHITDESCNPVGAVNKALLKVIRSDSLDEAAEWKRLQQITAADRNLPGSTYEKRTTVSRGSSKHLFLNLPVSEGPDASQTGNNLKLEEKRLHSPSLIAVSNVFSNSYPLSNTHKQMSPIPSPLSSRLPSPQLHHRILPLPAQNGEDEPMFGDYCSGRHGAINLSFNDLEPQFYLKFSEPGELGFAIRQPGLHQNATAGHFEKRTLQGRFTTRTPQNFCPAATALKDDFTERLTNLDVSNRDEDTWVLDCRLGQSSPFAHSCEKEKINRNVLHLSLELNENHRIIHVGKDLQDHQVQPRTSLPSLNHVP